From the Alkalibacter rhizosphaerae genome, one window contains:
- a CDS encoding FGGY-family carbohydrate kinase — MNTNGPFVLAVDCGTQSIRGLVFDKKGIIVAQEKLVYDPPYVSDQPEWAERDPALYYEELVQILRTLREKNEKIMESIAGLTITTQRDTTIVLDKDLNVLRPAILWLDKRKIKKARPIHPIYEAGTRIIGMKKTIEDFSKTTPAHWLMENEKNVWKKVHKYVLLSTYLHYKITGKLVDSISAQTGHMPFNFKKQEWEGPFGLKGQIFQIPKKMLYPIHPAGTILGNVSESFAKDSGLAIGLPVLASGSDKACETLGTGCVDEKTASLSLGSQATIETASSRYYEVQPFIPPFPSAIPGIYNPEITVYRGFWMVSWFRDEFAFEEKLASEKMGIPAEELLNQRIDSIEPGSKGLMLQPFWGNELTRPESRGAIIGFSEEHTKYHIYRAILEGIGYALKEGLLKIEAKSKVEVEKISISGGGAQSDIICQMMADIFGRSIYKVQTSETSGLGAAICAFVGLGVYPDFETASKEMIRIVEGYVPDERKKSIYLDLYEGAYKRLYHRLKPIYMAMEKIDDIDNP; from the coding sequence ATGAATACGAATGGACCTTTTGTCCTTGCAGTGGACTGTGGGACCCAAAGCATTCGCGGGTTGGTCTTTGACAAAAAAGGGATCATTGTGGCCCAGGAAAAGCTGGTCTACGATCCGCCTTACGTTTCTGACCAGCCGGAGTGGGCGGAAAGAGATCCTGCCCTATATTATGAAGAGTTGGTGCAGATCCTCCGTACCCTTCGTGAAAAAAACGAAAAAATCATGGAAAGCATTGCAGGTTTGACCATCACCACACAGCGGGACACCACCATTGTTTTAGACAAGGATCTCAACGTATTGCGCCCGGCCATCCTTTGGTTGGATAAAAGAAAAATCAAGAAAGCAAGACCCATTCATCCCATCTACGAAGCAGGGACCCGGATCATCGGTATGAAAAAAACCATTGAAGATTTCAGCAAGACCACGCCGGCCCACTGGCTGATGGAAAATGAAAAGAACGTCTGGAAAAAAGTGCACAAGTACGTATTGTTGTCCACTTATCTGCACTATAAGATCACGGGGAAGCTGGTGGACTCCATTTCCGCCCAAACCGGACACATGCCCTTCAATTTTAAAAAGCAGGAATGGGAGGGACCTTTTGGCCTTAAGGGACAGATTTTTCAGATCCCCAAAAAAATGCTCTATCCCATACATCCAGCGGGAACTATATTGGGGAATGTGAGCGAAAGCTTCGCAAAAGACAGCGGTCTAGCAATAGGATTGCCCGTGTTGGCATCCGGGTCCGACAAAGCATGCGAAACCCTGGGGACGGGATGTGTCGATGAAAAAACGGCAAGCTTGTCCCTTGGTTCTCAGGCAACCATAGAAACCGCCAGCAGCCGTTATTACGAAGTTCAACCCTTTATTCCGCCCTTTCCATCGGCGATTCCAGGGATCTATAATCCGGAGATCACCGTGTATCGAGGTTTTTGGATGGTATCCTGGTTTCGGGACGAATTTGCATTTGAAGAAAAACTGGCATCCGAAAAGATGGGCATTCCAGCAGAAGAATTATTGAATCAACGCATCGACTCCATCGAACCGGGGTCCAAGGGACTCATGCTTCAACCGTTTTGGGGCAATGAGCTGACCCGACCGGAATCGAGAGGGGCCATTATTGGATTTAGCGAGGAGCACACCAAATATCATATTTACAGGGCGATCCTTGAAGGGATCGGTTATGCATTAAAAGAAGGGTTGTTGAAGATCGAAGCAAAATCCAAGGTGGAAGTCGAAAAGATTTCCATATCTGGAGGAGGTGCCCAGAGCGATATCATTTGTCAGATGATGGCGGACATTTTTGGCAGATCCATTTACAAAGTCCAAACTTCTGAGACCTCCGGCCTGGGAGCTGCCATTTGTGCGTTCGTAGGCTTGGGGGTTTATCCTGATTTTGAAACGGCTTCCAAAGAAATGATTCGAATCGTAGAGGGATACGTTCCGGACGAACGGAAAAAATCCATCTATCTGGACCTGTACGAGGGTGCTTACAAAAGATTATATCATCGGCTTAAACCGATCTACATGGCCATGGAAAAGATCGATGATATTGACAATCCATAA